The following are from one region of the Thiocapsa rosea genome:
- a CDS encoding GntP family permease — protein MLVPYALSKAEQKTCFHEALRRQRFPWLERPGYVTPATLGRVDALSGASCPASIGSTRKVFLMVADWIGLVGILAGLGLLITLAYRGWSVLLVGPAAALVAAAIAGEPLLASWTQTFMSGAAGFVAQFFPLFLLGALFGKLMDDSGSALSIAHVLTRALGSEHAILAVVIACALLTFGGISLFVVAFVVVPVAAALFRRAEIPHRLIPATVALGAFTFTMTAMPGTPAIQNAIPMPWFGTTPFAAPGLGLIAAAIMLLFGLWWLGRVAAQARRRGEGYRTTPESVAIGEPSGTNVRSAADPAEDRLLRERVSTTDVFDPAECEHGQRSTQQPHFALAVLPMVVVVLTNLLMSLAVLPWLDTDFLAEAAWGSTSLAAVGGIWSVATALLAGILTLIAVNLRRLTALRASMNAGANASVLPVMNTASMVGFGAVIAAVPAFELVSAAFLSLDGGPLVSLAVATNVIAGITGSASGGLMITLQALGETYAELASAAGIDPELMHRVAAIASGGLSSLPHNGAVVTLLAIAGVGHKGSYRDIAVVMLGGTLIALVAIISIGQVFGSF, from the coding sequence ATGCTCGTCCCCTATGCGCTAAGCAAAGCGGAGCAAAAAACGTGCTTTCACGAAGCATTGCGCCGGCAGCGCTTTCCATGGCTGGAGCGCCCTGGTTATGTTACGCCGGCAACGCTTGGCCGAGTCGACGCCCTCTCCGGAGCGTCGTGCCCCGCCAGCATCGGATCGACGCGAAAGGTGTTTCTGATGGTCGCTGATTGGATAGGGTTAGTCGGTATCCTGGCCGGGCTCGGCCTCTTGATCACGCTGGCCTACCGCGGCTGGAGCGTGCTGCTGGTCGGCCCCGCGGCGGCGCTGGTCGCGGCAGCCATCGCCGGCGAGCCGCTGCTGGCGAGCTGGACACAGACCTTTATGAGCGGCGCGGCCGGCTTCGTCGCGCAGTTCTTCCCGTTGTTCCTGCTTGGCGCCCTGTTCGGCAAGCTGATGGACGACAGCGGCTCGGCGTTGTCCATCGCGCACGTGTTGACCCGTGCGCTGGGGAGCGAGCACGCGATACTCGCCGTCGTGATCGCCTGTGCACTGCTCACCTTTGGCGGTATCAGCTTGTTCGTGGTCGCCTTCGTCGTCGTGCCGGTGGCCGCGGCGCTGTTTCGCCGCGCCGAGATCCCGCATCGGCTGATCCCGGCGACGGTCGCGCTCGGCGCCTTCACGTTCACGATGACGGCGATGCCGGGCACACCGGCCATCCAAAACGCCATCCCGATGCCGTGGTTCGGCACCACGCCCTTCGCGGCGCCCGGGCTCGGGTTGATTGCCGCGGCGATCATGCTGCTGTTCGGACTCTGGTGGCTGGGGCGAGTCGCCGCGCAGGCGCGCCGCCGTGGCGAGGGTTATCGGACGACCCCCGAGTCGGTTGCGATCGGCGAGCCCTCGGGGACCAATGTGCGCTCGGCGGCAGATCCTGCCGAGGACAGGCTGCTGCGTGAACGGGTGAGCACCACCGATGTGTTCGATCCGGCCGAGTGCGAGCACGGGCAGCGCAGCACGCAGCAGCCGCACTTCGCGTTGGCGGTGCTGCCGATGGTCGTCGTCGTCCTCACCAACCTGCTGATGAGCCTGGCGGTGTTGCCGTGGCTCGATACCGACTTCCTTGCCGAGGCCGCCTGGGGCAGCACCTCTCTGGCAGCGGTTGGCGGCATCTGGTCGGTGGCGACCGCGCTGCTGGCCGGCATCCTGACACTGATTGCCGTCAACCTCCGGCGCCTGACCGCGCTGCGCGCGAGTATGAATGCCGGCGCCAATGCCTCGGTGCTGCCGGTGATGAACACCGCGAGCATGGTCGGTTTCGGCGCGGTCATCGCTGCGGTGCCGGCGTTCGAGCTGGTCAGCGCCGCCTTCCTGTCGCTCGACGGAGGACCGCTGGTCTCGCTGGCAGTGGCGACGAACGTCATCGCCGGCATCACCGGCTCCGCGTCCGGCGGGCTGATGATCACGCTGCAGGCGCTCGGTGAGACCTATGCAGAGCTGGCGAGCGCGGCCGGGATCGATCCGGAGCTGATGCATCGGGTCGCCGCGATCGCCTCCGGCGGTCTGTCGAGCCTGCCGCACAACGGCGCCGTGGTCACGTTGCTGGCCATCGCCGGAGTCGGCCACAAGGGCAGTTATCGCGACATCGCGGTGGTGATGCTCGGCGGAACCCTGATCGCACTCGTCGCGATCATCAGTATCGGTCAGGTTTTCGGTTCCTTTTAA
- a CDS encoding mechanosensitive ion channel domain-containing protein, with protein sequence METAPPNSCRPTQDAGRRRRWSATLAGLILLAAGAAPVLAAPPPAADTGGLIGSALTSAEVAAARDALADDPSLTTEERARLDADLDRVLGNLEALAQANETVLELREVQASAPGQAATIRARLAAAESPRDPPVEVPAGAGLETVQQWLAQETTAVAALEDRLTTLEQTLTEDAEALPGWRRQREELRQQAADLDDGLAGALAAGADGDEPPIRRWLLESQRDRMRAEALVLELRVSGAEASRALARARHDETRQALDQARSRQAWLTVAVDERRRNEAARLRAETEAERAAVADAHPPVRELARANAELAEAIQALDQRTAAVTERLAATTATTTALAQDFANDRQRVAAAGVSQALGRVLIDQRERLPDPRVQRRQAAERADAEAEGRLAQLRWREELLMLRAGAEPPATTAPADVATIEAQLGELQARRLELLERAITAEERHLKVLAELDLAAADLRALTLEYDNFLAEHLLWLRSNVPLTQQSFAALPAVLAELLRPTQWLAVARTLGSRLADDWIWWGGLTLVGLLLVLDRTLRRRIRSTVEPLRRIRTDRFAYTLWAIALTLLLAAPVSLLLALAGLMLTGAPGADGFAYAVGQGLLQIAPGLYCLRAFRLLCMSGGVAERHFRWRADTLVRLRRYLNAAIWTLLPIGFFATTVNGLGEIQAATLGRLLLTAVTLGFALLLARAVHPTRGVLRELLLARPGGLVSRTRWLWYSLAVAVPLALAGLTLAGFQYAATTLFELWINQLWLVLGLVVVQQSIVRWLLVTRRALALRAVLERRDRRAAGAVGGAKAPADAEDEVDLGALDAHSRSLVNALLTLGGGIGLWVLWSDVLPALGVLERIPLWQTSTLPVTLADLGSVLVIAAGAMIAVRHLPALLEILLLKRANSSAGGRYTIITLTSYSIIAVALLYGAGRLGLNWEQVQWLVAALGVGIGFGLREIVANFIAGLILLFERPVRVGDTVSVGMHYGEVTHIAARATTVRIKDRRELLVPNNQLITREVINWTLSDQVNRGEIRLSIEYGSDTEAALRILAEVAAADPRVLIDPAPVITAAEFGERGIELLFRYFLPSLTNRHQIRGELIIAIDRQLRTAGIPIGLPQREVRLRDATPATPAGAAPAPRSELG encoded by the coding sequence GTGGAAACCGCGCCGCCGAACTCTTGCCGCCCGACTCAAGACGCCGGCCGGCGTCGCCGCTGGTCGGCAACCCTTGCCGGTCTCATCCTGCTGGCGGCCGGCGCCGCGCCTGTCCTAGCGGCCCCGCCGCCGGCCGCCGACACCGGCGGACTGATCGGCTCGGCGCTGACCTCCGCCGAGGTGGCCGCCGCCCGCGATGCGCTGGCCGATGACCCGAGCCTGACCACCGAGGAGCGCGCCCGGCTCGATGCTGACCTGGATCGGGTGCTGGGCAATCTGGAGGCACTGGCTCAGGCCAACGAGACGGTCTTGGAGCTGCGCGAGGTCCAGGCCAGCGCGCCAGGGCAGGCGGCCACCATCCGTGCCCGGTTGGCGGCGGCCGAGTCCCCCCGGGACCCGCCGGTGGAGGTGCCGGCCGGGGCCGGCCTGGAGACGGTGCAACAATGGCTGGCCCAGGAGACCACCGCGGTGGCGGCCCTGGAGGACCGGCTGACGACCTTGGAGCAGACGCTGACCGAGGACGCCGAGGCGCTCCCCGGCTGGCGCCGTCAGCGCGAGGAGCTGCGCCAGCAGGCCGCGGACCTCGACGACGGGCTCGCCGGGGCCCTGGCCGCCGGCGCTGATGGCGACGAGCCGCCGATCCGGCGCTGGCTGCTGGAGAGCCAGCGCGACCGCATGCGCGCCGAGGCGCTGGTACTGGAGCTGAGGGTGAGCGGAGCGGAGGCGAGCCGAGCGCTGGCCCGGGCTCGGCACGACGAGACCCGTCAGGCACTGGATCAGGCCCGTAGCCGCCAGGCTTGGCTGACCGTGGCGGTCGACGAGCGCCGCCGCAACGAGGCCGCCCGGCTGCGCGCCGAGACCGAGGCAGAGCGGGCGGCGGTTGCCGACGCGCATCCGCCGGTGCGTGAACTGGCCCGCGCCAACGCCGAACTGGCAGAGGCCATCCAGGCGTTGGACCAGCGCACCGCGGCGGTGACCGAGCGGCTCGCCGCGACGACCGCGACCACCACGGCGCTGGCGCAGGACTTCGCCAACGACCGCCAGAGGGTTGCCGCGGCGGGTGTAAGCCAGGCGCTGGGCCGGGTGTTGATCGACCAGCGCGAGCGCCTGCCCGATCCGCGGGTGCAGCGTCGGCAGGCCGCCGAGCGGGCCGACGCCGAGGCCGAGGGCAGGCTGGCTCAGTTGCGCTGGCGCGAGGAGCTGCTGATGCTGCGCGCCGGGGCCGAGCCCCCGGCAACGACGGCCCCGGCCGATGTCGCGACCATCGAGGCCCAGCTCGGGGAGCTGCAAGCCCGCCGGCTCGAGCTGCTCGAGCGCGCCATCACGGCCGAGGAGCGGCACTTGAAGGTGCTGGCGGAGCTTGATTTGGCCGCTGCCGATCTGCGCGCTCTGACCCTCGAATACGACAATTTTCTGGCCGAGCACCTGCTGTGGTTGCGCAGCAACGTTCCCTTGACCCAGCAGAGCTTTGCCGCCCTGCCGGCGGTGCTCGCCGAGCTGTTGCGCCCGACCCAATGGCTGGCAGTGGCACGAACCCTTGGCTCCAGGCTCGCCGACGACTGGATCTGGTGGGGTGGGCTGACGCTGGTGGGCCTGTTGCTGGTGCTCGACCGGACCCTGCGCCGGCGCATCCGCTCGACGGTTGAGCCCTTGCGGCGCATCCGTACCGATCGCTTCGCCTATACGCTGTGGGCGATCGCGCTGACCTTGCTGCTGGCTGCGCCGGTATCGCTGTTGCTGGCCCTGGCCGGGCTGATGCTGACCGGCGCCCCCGGAGCGGACGGCTTTGCCTACGCGGTCGGTCAGGGTCTGCTGCAGATCGCGCCGGGGCTCTATTGCCTGCGTGCGTTCCGGCTGCTGTGCATGTCGGGCGGGGTGGCCGAGCGGCATTTCCGCTGGCGCGCCGACACCCTGGTTCGGCTGCGCCGCTATCTGAATGCCGCCATCTGGACCCTGCTTCCGATCGGTTTTTTCGCGACCACCGTCAACGGGCTCGGGGAGATCCAGGCTGCCACCTTGGGGCGGTTGTTGCTGACCGCCGTGACGCTGGGTTTCGCCCTGCTGCTGGCTCGCGCCGTGCACCCGACCCGTGGCGTGCTGCGGGAGCTCCTGCTGGCCCGGCCCGGTGGCCTGGTCAGCCGCACCCGCTGGCTCTGGTATTCACTGGCGGTAGCGGTGCCGCTGGCCCTGGCCGGGCTGACACTGGCCGGCTTTCAGTACGCCGCGACGACCCTCTTTGAGCTGTGGATCAACCAGCTTTGGTTGGTGCTGGGGCTGGTGGTGGTGCAGCAGTCCATCGTGCGTTGGTTGTTGGTGACCCGCCGGGCGCTGGCCCTGCGGGCCGTACTCGAGCGCCGCGACCGCCGCGCCGCCGGGGCGGTCGGCGGCGCCAAGGCCCCGGCAGACGCCGAGGACGAGGTGGACCTGGGGGCCTTGGATGCCCATAGCCGCAGCTTGGTCAACGCCCTGCTGACACTGGGCGGCGGCATCGGGCTGTGGGTCTTGTGGTCTGACGTACTGCCGGCGCTGGGGGTGCTGGAGCGCATCCCACTCTGGCAAACCAGTACCCTACCGGTGACCCTCGCGGACCTGGGCAGCGTGCTGGTCATCGCCGCCGGCGCCATGATTGCCGTGCGCCACCTGCCGGCCCTGCTGGAGATCCTCCTGCTCAAGCGTGCCAACAGCAGTGCCGGCGGGCGCTATACCATCATCACCCTCACCAGCTACAGCATCATCGCGGTGGCGCTGCTCTACGGGGCCGGGCGGCTGGGGCTCAACTGGGAGCAGGTGCAATGGCTGGTGGCGGCCCTGGGTGTGGGCATCGGCTTCGGCCTGCGGGAGATCGTCGCCAACTTCATCGCCGGGCTGATTCTGCTGTTCGAGCGGCCGGTGCGGGTCGGCGACACGGTGAGCGTCGGCATGCACTATGGGGAGGTCACCCACATCGCGGCGCGCGCGACCACCGTCCGCATCAAGGACCGGCGGGAGCTCCTGGTTCCCAACAACCAGTTGATCACCCGGGAAGTGATCAACTGGACCCTGTCCGATCAGGTCAACCGCGGCGAGATCCGCTTGAGCATCGAATATGGCAGCGATACCGAGGCCGCGCTGCGCATCCTGGCCGAGGTGGCCGCCGCGGATCCGCGGGTTCTGATCGACCCGGCGCCGGTGATCACCGCAGCCGAGTTCGGCGAGCGGGGAATCGAACTGCTGTTTCGCTATTTCCTGCCGTCGCTGACCAACCGTCACCAGATCCGCGGCGAGCTGATCATCGCCATCGACCGGCAACTGCGCACCGCCGGCATCCCCATCGGGCTGCCCCAGCGTGAGGTGCGGTTGCGCGACGCGACTCCGGCGACCCCGGCCGGCGCGGCACCGGCGCCGCGCTCCGAGCTTGGATGA
- a CDS encoding patatin-like phospholipase family protein, whose product MTDDASILAPEDIHSRSGVYHYSRINSQPDHGTMAVAARIRGSSLNSSYHCLYVNAFPEVFDDEAKDWSKAIVTIALPPEPGRSAALPSCIRARPARIVILYIKTLLHPTMPQSHVKKIDLGLQGGGAHGAFTWGVLDRLLAEERIEIEGISGTSAGAMNAVVVADGLAAGGREAAREALARFWRAVSDAGRNSPMQRTWLDQILGRWTLDFSPGFLTMDLLSRLVSPYEMNPLNINPLRDLLAANVDFDRVNRCDPLKLFISATNVRTGRPHIFKKPNITVDSVMASACLPLMFQAVEIDGEAYWDGGFMGNPVLYPLIEETSSSDLVIVQINPLVRESLPRTARDILNRINEIDFNSSLMKDLRAILMLKMLGSAPEHQDERLRNLAVHRIHAEQELVDLGVSSKMNAEWAFLQYLHDIGWRTAESWINDHWDDLGVRSTYPLEHVLWGLDTVMQDAADAATAPPDHEA is encoded by the coding sequence GTGACCGATGACGCGAGCATCCTCGCGCCGGAGGACATTCATTCTCGATCGGGAGTCTATCATTATTCGCGAATAAATAGCCAGCCCGATCACGGCACGATGGCAGTGGCGGCGAGGATCCGAGGTTCGTCGCTCAATAGCTCATACCACTGCTTGTATGTAAACGCTTTTCCCGAAGTCTTCGACGATGAAGCAAAGGATTGGAGCAAGGCAATTGTGACTATTGCATTGCCTCCGGAGCCTGGTCGTTCAGCGGCCTTGCCAAGTTGCATACGAGCGCGTCCGGCGCGTATAGTTATTCTTTATATAAAGACATTATTGCATCCCACTATGCCCCAATCCCACGTGAAGAAAATCGACCTCGGTCTCCAGGGCGGCGGCGCGCATGGCGCCTTCACCTGGGGCGTGCTCGACCGCTTGCTTGCCGAGGAGCGCATCGAGATCGAAGGCATCAGCGGCACCTCTGCCGGGGCAATGAACGCCGTGGTCGTGGCGGATGGCTTGGCAGCCGGCGGACGCGAGGCGGCGCGCGAGGCACTCGCGCGCTTTTGGCGCGCGGTCAGCGACGCCGGGCGGAACAGCCCGATGCAGCGCACCTGGCTCGACCAGATACTCGGCCGCTGGACACTCGACTTCTCGCCCGGCTTCCTGACCATGGACCTGTTGAGCAGGCTGGTCTCGCCCTACGAGATGAACCCGCTCAACATCAACCCGTTGCGTGACCTGCTGGCGGCCAATGTCGACTTCGATCGGGTCAACCGCTGCGATCCGCTGAAGCTGTTCATCAGCGCCACCAATGTCCGCACCGGTCGTCCGCACATCTTCAAAAAGCCGAACATCACGGTGGATTCGGTGATGGCCTCGGCCTGCCTGCCGCTGATGTTCCAAGCGGTCGAGATCGACGGGGAAGCCTATTGGGACGGCGGTTTCATGGGCAACCCGGTCCTCTATCCGCTCATCGAGGAAACCTCCTCGAGCGATCTCGTCATCGTGCAGATCAACCCTCTGGTGCGCGAGAGTCTGCCCCGAACCGCACGGGACATCCTCAATCGAATCAACGAAATCGACTTCAACTCAAGCCTAATGAAAGATCTGCGTGCGATCCTGATGCTCAAGATGCTGGGCAGCGCCCCGGAGCACCAAGACGAGCGCCTGCGCAATCTGGCCGTTCATCGCATCCACGCCGAGCAGGAGCTCGTCGACCTGGGCGTATCTTCGAAGATGAACGCCGAATGGGCGTTCCTCCAATACCTGCACGACATCGGCTGGCGCACCGCCGAATCCTGGATCAACGACCACTGGGATGATCTTGGCGTGCGCTCCACCTATCCGCTCGAGCATGTCCTCTGGGGCCTGGACACCGTCATGCAGGACGCCGCCGATGCGGCAACCGCTCCGCCCGATCACGAGGCTTAA